In one Bryobacteraceae bacterium genomic region, the following are encoded:
- a CDS encoding cytochrome b N-terminal domain-containing protein — protein MNAQPVDAPPAPHEPPRPSSHGGFTGVLRALPKNAWESVFRHSLPASDLGRSQTTFTNFFLHIHPVKVNRHTLKPLFTLGLGLMSFFLFVVLVVTGILLMFYYVPSTEQAYDRMLDLRGSVAFGTFLRNMHRWSAHLMVALVAMHMARVFFTGSYKKPREFNWVLGVLLLLVTLLLSFTGYLLPWDQLAFWAITVGASIASYAPVVGNEIRYLLLGDNAVGQEALLRFYVLHVAVLPAVLTTLIAVHFWRIRKDGGLSRPEKAATPVPAAAGPAPGATPRPRLFGMQGVVRGPFTKLGNTSEDSLMSWPNLFMAELFVFVVTLAVVLVLALLFNAPLEEPVNVTHPPNPAKAPWYFLGLQELVSYSAFWGGVGIPGLMVALLLLAPYLDRKPGGEGRWFARERLLANTIFLTFALVNVLLILIGTFFRGANWAFVSPW, from the coding sequence ATGAACGCGCAACCCGTCGACGCTCCTCCGGCGCCGCATGAGCCGCCGCGCCCGTCCTCCCATGGCGGATTTACCGGCGTGCTGCGCGCGCTGCCCAAGAACGCTTGGGAATCCGTCTTCCGCCACTCGCTCCCTGCGTCGGATCTCGGCCGCTCGCAAACCACGTTCACCAACTTCTTCCTCCACATCCACCCGGTTAAAGTGAACCGGCACACACTGAAGCCGCTGTTCACTCTGGGGCTGGGCCTCATGTCGTTTTTCCTCTTCGTGGTTCTCGTAGTCACGGGAATCCTGTTGATGTTCTACTACGTGCCATCCACCGAACAGGCTTATGACCGCATGCTCGACCTCCGCGGTTCCGTCGCCTTCGGCACGTTTCTCAGGAACATGCATCGCTGGTCCGCGCACCTGATGGTGGCCCTGGTGGCAATGCACATGGCCCGCGTGTTCTTCACCGGCTCCTACAAGAAACCCCGTGAATTCAATTGGGTGCTCGGCGTACTTCTTCTGCTCGTCACGCTCCTGCTAAGCTTCACCGGATACCTCCTCCCGTGGGACCAGTTGGCATTCTGGGCGATCACCGTCGGCGCATCCATCGCCAGCTACGCGCCCGTGGTCGGCAATGAGATCCGTTATCTGCTGCTCGGCGACAACGCCGTCGGTCAGGAAGCGCTGCTCCGCTTCTACGTGTTGCATGTCGCCGTTCTTCCGGCGGTGCTCACCACGCTCATCGCCGTCCACTTCTGGCGCATCCGGAAAGATGGCGGATTGTCCAGGCCGGAGAAGGCCGCCACGCCAGTACCCGCCGCCGCTGGACCGGCGCCCGGTGCGACCCCCAGGCCAAGGCTGTTCGGGATGCAGGGCGTCGTCCGCGGACCGTTCACCAAGCTTGGCAACACCAGCGAAGACTCACTCATGAGTTGGCCGAACCTGTTCATGGCGGAGCTCTTCGTCTTCGTGGTGACGCTCGCCGTGGTGCTCGTGCTGGCGCTTCTCTTCAACGCACCGCTCGAAGAACCGGTCAACGTCACCCATCCGCCAAATCCCGCCAAGGCGCCGTGGTACTTCCTCGGGCTGCAGGAACTCGTCAGTTATTCGGCGTTCTGGGGCGGCGTGGGGATCCCCGGCCTCATGGTGGCGCTTCTGCTACTCGCTCCCTACCTCGATCGAAAGCCCGGTGGCGAAGGCCGATGGTTCGCTCGAGAGCGCCTGCTCGCCAACACGATCTTCCTCACCTTCGCTCTGGTGAACGTGCTGTTGATCCTCATCGGAACGTTTTTCCGAGGCGCCAACTGGGCCTTCGTCTCGCCATGGTAA
- a CDS encoding Rieske 2Fe-2S domain-containing protein, whose protein sequence is MGLKEKPASSPEQEAQANRRRVLSWLSGFGLFGSAILSAFSNFVFIKPRATYGQPQRFSIGKPEDYPPGTKLALDTRGICVVREANRVAAISTTCTHLGCVVSPSDTGFSCPCHGSRYDQDGNVSAGPAPKALAWYKVTLAPNGELEVDKDHQIDSGTYFNL, encoded by the coding sequence ATGGGTCTGAAGGAGAAACCGGCGAGTAGTCCGGAACAGGAAGCACAGGCGAACCGGCGCCGCGTGTTGTCGTGGCTGAGCGGCTTCGGGCTGTTCGGATCCGCGATTCTCAGCGCATTCTCGAACTTTGTCTTCATTAAGCCGCGCGCCACGTACGGTCAGCCGCAGCGGTTCTCAATCGGCAAACCGGAAGATTACCCGCCGGGCACGAAGCTTGCCTTGGACACACGCGGCATCTGCGTCGTCCGCGAGGCCAACCGCGTGGCGGCGATCTCCACAACGTGCACGCACCTCGGATGTGTGGTGAGCCCGTCGGATACCGGATTCTCGTGCCCCTGCCACGGGTCCCGGTATGACCAGGACGGCAACGTATCGGCCGGTCCGGCGCCGAAGGCTCTCGCCTGGTACAAAGTGACGCTCGCGCCGAACGGCGAACTTGAGGTCGACAAAGACCATCAGATCGATTCGGGAACTTACTTCAACTTATGA
- a CDS encoding NAD(P)-dependent oxidoreductase: MRVGLIGAGLLGTAIVERLVIAGFEVSAFDTDPARLEVVSRVGARPLGSAVEAAAGPFVVLCLPDASVSAAVADEIAASVGDAAVIDTTTGDPTEIAEIGRRLPRYVDATIAGSSEQVRGRDAVVMAGGDPADIAAAAGLFEAIAARVFHVGPRGAGARMKLVVNLVLGLNRAVLAEGLAFAEATGVDPVAALEVLRAGPAYSAAMDRKGKKMLERDWTPEARLRQHHKDVRLILAEAARGGIELTLSGVHERLLAEAAAAGFGDADNSAILEVMRGRGGG, from the coding sequence ATGCGCGTAGGACTGATCGGAGCCGGACTGCTCGGTACGGCAATTGTTGAACGGCTGGTGATCGCCGGATTCGAGGTTTCGGCCTTCGATACGGACCCGGCGCGCTTGGAGGTTGTGTCGCGGGTTGGGGCGCGTCCGCTTGGTTCCGCCGTTGAAGCCGCCGCTGGTCCGTTTGTCGTCTTGTGCCTGCCCGATGCTTCGGTGAGTGCGGCCGTGGCCGACGAAATCGCCGCTTCGGTGGGCGACGCGGCTGTGATCGATACAACGACCGGCGACCCCACTGAGATTGCCGAGATTGGCCGGCGCCTTCCGCGGTATGTGGATGCGACGATCGCGGGATCGAGCGAGCAGGTGCGCGGGCGTGACGCGGTGGTGATGGCCGGCGGCGATCCGGCCGATATCGCCGCCGCCGCCGGATTGTTCGAAGCGATCGCCGCTCGGGTCTTTCATGTTGGTCCGCGGGGGGCGGGCGCGCGGATGAAACTGGTGGTGAACCTAGTGCTCGGTTTGAATCGCGCCGTTCTCGCCGAGGGACTGGCTTTTGCCGAGGCGACCGGCGTTGACCCGGTGGCGGCGCTCGAGGTGCTTCGTGCCGGTCCGGCGTATTCGGCGGCGATGGACCGGAAGGGGAAGAAGATGCTCGAGCGAGACTGGACTCCGGAAGCCCGGCTACGGCAGCATCATAAGGATGTGCGGCTGATCCTGGCTGAGGCGGCCCGGGGCGGGATCGAGTTAACGCTGAGCGGTGTGCACGAGCGGTTGTTAGCCGAAGCGGCGGCGGCCGGGTTCGGCGACGCGGACAATTCGGCGATCCTGGAGGTGATGCGTGGTCGTGGCGGTGGGTGA
- a CDS encoding c-type cytochrome → MRLALALASLIIFAVHGFVFVNQFFHRWERHQTAYFEQARTLSKNDAERATLAARAPRIEQTIVTQFGETRVDRCQTCHIAIDDPRFDKYAQPLRTHPLSAWLGDTQTNGKAERRHKFGDFGCTVCHDGQGRGLETHYAHGEDHYWPDPLAGYVVQETWKKEFQPKLKGKEFMEASCAQCHTEENFAGTPTVARGRKLFVANNCYGCHRIEGISDGTLGPDLTEAGHKFKADYLWESIVDPRANSATSFMPKFKLDDADVKALVVFLKSRRGINFAETSIDRYRMRLAEARKEAPETAAAPAMVTPEHGRRLLDERACTACHKIDDKDGGVAPDLSWEGLMREESWLTDHFRDPRSRISDSIMPAFRFPPADFQAMTAYLASRRTPPAAASPADTYKSLCARCHGEKGNGLGVIAWYLDPAPRDLTKAAFMNSKPTDRLRKSIQDGVPGTSMPPWGKVLSEQQVQAVLDHVFTEFVKQKRGTPRTRKVPAANPVAMSAESAARGEATFVKRCAGCHGRKGDGKGPNSIDIVPHPRNLRNSDFVNSVEDQRLFDSILYGVQGTAMPPWIDYGLSEHDAADIINFIRGMNQKAPARARVQKRGKSNG, encoded by the coding sequence ATGAGACTCGCACTCGCACTCGCCAGCCTGATCATCTTCGCCGTGCACGGATTCGTATTCGTGAACCAGTTCTTCCATCGCTGGGAGCGCCACCAGACGGCCTATTTCGAACAGGCGCGAACGCTGTCGAAGAACGATGCCGAACGCGCAACGCTGGCCGCACGCGCCCCCCGCATCGAACAGACCATCGTCACGCAGTTCGGCGAAACGCGCGTGGACCGCTGCCAGACCTGCCACATCGCCATCGACGACCCGCGCTTCGACAAGTACGCGCAGCCGCTCCGTACGCACCCGCTCTCCGCCTGGCTCGGCGACACGCAGACCAACGGAAAGGCTGAGCGCCGCCACAAGTTCGGCGATTTTGGCTGCACCGTCTGCCACGATGGCCAGGGGCGCGGTCTCGAGACCCACTACGCGCACGGCGAAGATCACTACTGGCCGGATCCGCTGGCCGGATATGTCGTGCAGGAGACATGGAAGAAGGAGTTCCAGCCCAAGCTCAAGGGCAAGGAGTTCATGGAGGCAAGCTGCGCCCAGTGCCACACCGAAGAGAACTTCGCCGGCACGCCGACCGTCGCCCGCGGCCGGAAGCTCTTCGTCGCCAACAACTGCTACGGCTGCCACCGCATCGAAGGCATCTCCGACGGCACCCTCGGTCCGGACCTCACCGAGGCCGGGCATAAGTTCAAGGCCGACTATCTCTGGGAGTCCATCGTGGACCCTCGCGCGAATTCGGCGACGTCGTTCATGCCGAAGTTCAAGCTCGACGACGCAGACGTGAAGGCGCTCGTGGTTTTCCTCAAGAGCCGCCGCGGAATCAACTTCGCGGAAACGTCCATCGACCGCTACCGCATGCGCCTTGCCGAAGCGCGGAAAGAGGCGCCGGAAACCGCTGCCGCGCCCGCCATGGTCACCCCGGAGCACGGACGGCGCCTGCTCGACGAACGCGCCTGCACCGCCTGCCACAAGATCGACGACAAGGACGGAGGCGTCGCCCCGGACCTCTCCTGGGAAGGCCTGATGCGCGAAGAGTCCTGGCTGACCGACCATTTCCGAGACCCTCGTTCGCGAATCTCCGATTCGATCATGCCGGCGTTCCGATTCCCGCCGGCGGATTTCCAGGCGATGACCGCCTATCTCGCGAGCCGCCGCACGCCTCCCGCTGCCGCCTCGCCCGCCGATACCTACAAATCGCTGTGCGCCAGATGCCATGGCGAAAAAGGGAACGGCCTGGGGGTCATCGCCTGGTACCTCGATCCCGCCCCGCGCGACCTCACCAAGGCCGCCTTCATGAACTCGAAGCCAACCGACCGATTGAGGAAATCGATCCAGGACGGTGTGCCCGGCACCTCCATGCCGCCATGGGGCAAGGTCCTGAGCGAGCAACAGGTGCAGGCCGTGCTCGACCATGTGTTCACCGAATTCGTGAAACAGAAGCGGGGAACGCCACGGACTCGTAAGGTCCCCGCCGCCAACCCGGTGGCGATGAGCGCCGAATCCGCCGCCCGCGGCGAAGCGACCTTCGTGAAGCGCTGCGCCGGCTGCCATGGCCGCAAAGGCGACGGTAAGGGTCCGAACTCGATCGACATCGTTCCGCATCCGCGCAATCTGCGCAATTCGGACTTTGTCAATTCGGTGGAAGATCAACGGCTGTTCGATTCGATCCTCTACGGCGTGCAGGGCACCGCGATGCCGCCGTGGATCGACTACGGTTTGTCGGAGCATGACGCCGCCGACATCATCAACTTTATTCGCGGTATGAACCAGAAGGCGCCGGCTCGCGCTCGCGTACAGAAGAGAGGGAAAAGCAATGGCTGA